AAATCTTTGGAGAATAGAACGCGGGTATCCAAGAGAGAGATGGACACAGACGCGGATATCGACCAAGTGAGGTCTATTAAGGCGAGACATGCTGCGGTGAGTTCCGAAGCAATGCTTGAGGCCCTGCAGCGTAATGCCAAGGAAAAGGAGAAGCAACTGGAGGCGCAGGACGAAGCAATCGCAAAATCGATTTTTCGTAATAAGGAAATCGTTTTGAGGATCCATGATGAAGAAGATCAGGCAGTTCGTACGCTGAAAACAAAAATTGTAGATTATAGGGATCCAACAACTGGTTCTCTGACAAAGAGCAGATTTCTGAGGCCTTGTAGTAGAGGAGAGGAACTGAACCTGTCGAAGTTGATATCCAATTCTTCTTGTGTTAGAGTCTCAGTCATCAAGAAGCCTCGAACTGTCCCAAAATCATGATCATAATGTTTTGCTTCATAGACTGCAGAAGGTTTGCGAAACCTCTTGTTAACCTgtttttactttttctgattttgcAATTTAAAACTGTAACAATGTAACTTTCCCAATTTACTGCCTATGTCACGGCCTTTCAACCTGACAAATATTTAACAACCAGGGTAGTCTTGCAATAGTAAAATCTGTAATCACTAAAATATACAGTAATAATACATTATCTAAAACCATGTCTCAGATAGCAACTGACACCTACGCCCCCAGGCGGCTTCGCCGCGGGCATGCATCATAGAAGAAATGGATTATACTGGTGTACATGAATTCCAAGCTCTTTCTAGTATAACATTATATGAAAAAGGGTTCCACTTCGCATCAATAAAAAGCCTtggaaaaaatagaaaagaaaccgAGGCACAAGAGGATACTGGTAACTTTTCATAGTGGGGAAATTTCAACTCACCCATGTTCAGATTAATGCTTGGAAATCAAAAGGAAATGCAGATATGAAAGAATCATAGAGATGGCAAACTaacattttaaaatataataaCAGACACAACTAAGAATACATGCCGTGGAAATTGCAAAAATAGGATAAAAAGATCTTGCCTTGTCAGCATGATAAAGAAGTACCAGCTCCCGAAGTACCTGAGGACTCTGCAACATCCTCTACTCTCATTGTTGCTACAACTTCAGCTAATTTACCTCGATCAGTTGAACCATCAATTACTCTATTCAATCTTTTCAACCAAATATCATAATCCACAGGGTAGGGGGTCCCACAAAGACTGTCGACATAGTCAGCAAATGCTTTCAAGAGGGCAGAAACCTCGCCCAGTTGCTGCTGTATCAAACGTCTTGCCCAACATTTCTCTCTCCACTGCAATGCTGACTCGATAGAATCTTGCTGTTGCATTGACCCCCCACAGATGAAATAAAGAAGGTAAACAAGGCTTTCGGCATCTGAAGCTGGATATAGTTTACCTTGCTGTAGTGCGTGAGTTGAAGAAAATTGTAGGTTCACTGCCGGGCTATCTCTATCTTCGAGAACTGCTCGACCCCATGAGATAGGAACATACATGACCCTATTTCTTCCTAAATGGGTATCAATAACACGGATTATGTTTTCGGGACAGATATCCCCGTGCTGAATATTAGCCATGGAGGCACTTCTTAAAGCTGATAAACAATCTCTACAGCATCGAAGAGCATCCTCAGGAGAAAATGGACCACTGCGAGAAATTATGGCTGATAATGGCTCTCCAACTGGGCGTGTAACGAGAATTGGGGTCCCACACCAAGGATGATCACATCGACCACCTGGACTTTGCTTCTTACAAGGACCAGAATGTAAAATTCTACCCGAGGCAACAATTTCAGGCAGAAACTTGCTTGGGATTCCTTTCAAAATGTTTAATACTTTAGTTTGTCTCTGTACTTGATACCATAAACTCATGTCTTCCCAAGATGGCTCAAGCCTAGATGGATGGGAACCAATATATACAGTTAATAACTCGCTCGTGTCCTCCAAAGAAACAGCACTGTATGATAAACAATTTCCTCCTAGAAGTGTATCCTGTATCTGAAATCCTTGCTGCCCTAGTTGATCCTCAAGCACCATCATGTCACCTGGATTAAATTTCAAGTTAGACAATTGTTTTCTGAAAGACGAATCCTCTTCAGGCTCAAGTTCAACAATCTCTTCCTGTCTCTGGCTCTGGCTAGCCTTTAGTAAAGGGAGCAACCCATTATCGTTCTCATTGAAGCGGCACTCTATCCTACGTCTCTGTAGTCGAAGGCTGTGATCCGCAGCTAATGCAGAAATTGATTTCTTTGGTGGTCCTTTCCACTGAGCAATGGAGTAGTATGTTGCTAAAAGCAGTTGCAGAGTTCCCAAGTCTCCCCAATTCGCATTTCCTAGTTTGTTCCATATTCGGTCCACGGGAGAAATGCTTATGTCTGCATGGAGTTTGACCCATTCAACAACAGAATGGTATGGGTCGTTTGAATTATATTCAAGTTTGCTTAAATCACCCCCAAATTTGATTACTCCTCCAAATTTTGAATCGAGAACTAAAAGATTGACTGAATCACCACCGGCAGTGTTATATTTACTTAAACTCCTGGCGAGAAGTAGATGGAAGCCGTAAAAGAGAGCTTCGGAAAGTGTAGCTGCAGAAAACCCTATCTCGTTTCCCCCTGCAATATCATGTTTAAATAACGCAAATTCCACAACTTGATCCCACCGAGCATGTGATTCGCTTCCAGTTTTACAAACCAATGCTGCTCCGGAGAGCTGTCCTAGTCTTCCCCTCATTATTGCCCTCTCCACTGTGTAGAATTTGGAGCCAGGATGTCTGGGACAGGATACAAAAAATGGGACAGGTCCATCTTGTTGCCAAAATGTATGCCAAAGGCCATCTACAGTTGCTCTAAGGAAATCTTCTAGAGCAAGATACTCATCCTCTTTCAGATCATTACTAGCATATAGGGAATAAGGCATACGAAAAAGCTGCTGGAATAAGACCCCTTCTAGAGCATAATCGAGTTTTCGCACTTCATCAATCAGAAAAGGAGATTTGAAAGGCAGCATTCTCTCAGCAGAACTTGTACTGGTTTTCTCCAAAATCCAGTCTTCTATACCATGCGAAAATGGCTCAATATCAATAAGTTTCTTTGAGTATTCTTTAAGTCCCTTGAACACTCTTCTTGATGTATGAATGTAATTGCTCGAAGTTGAAACCCCGGACAATCTATCAGGAGATATACCTACATCAAATAGTGTTCATTAAAGGAATGAGACCATCATGCTTATTTAATTATTTTCTATGTCTTAAATGAACAAAAATCAAACAAGAGAGTTACACAGATAATTTGAGGAAtatcaagaagaaaaaaatgcatAGTTAGTAAGAGAATATCAATGACAGAACTACATAAAATTAGTTCGAAGTCAAAATCTGGTTCTAGCACCTTACCAATATTTACCCTAATAAAAAATTGGCGTACAGAACTAAAATTGCATTTCTGATGATTAATTTAACGTATTGTATTATTGTGCCAGGGCCTATAGGTGGGACAGATAATACTTCTCATTCACCTTCCACACTGACTCATGTAGAACATAAGGCAACTTATTCAACAAAATAGAGATAATTAAAACCAATGCACTTGAGTACTTTAACTTCAAGGGCTTCTGTTCAAAGTTGATATTGGAAGTAGACTGGGCCTGGAGTTATCTTATAGAAAACGGCACCAAAAATCAGTGGGAAAATAATGCACAGTGGTGCCGTGCAATCAAAAGCTAACTTGCTAAGATGGGGTCATCTGCATGTCTTTGCTTGCCCTAACACGTACAGACGATTGACTTAATGTATTTCCCTCTCCTACAGAGATTTACATTCAACAGTTACAGAATTGTTTTCCTTCCCTAATTGGTCTTATCTTCCTTTCTAGCTATAGTTGTGTCTTTTATCATCATATCACCTAGCCCTCTTTCTCCTTTCGACTTGTCTTCTTacctttttattttttactttttattttttttcttccgaaGCATGTCTTTTTACTTTTGGTCACAAGTTCTTACTTTCTTTTCTTgataaaacaatgaatcatgaagAATAattattcaaggaaaataaactacCAAAGTCCCATTTcctgcttcttcttttttaaaaTAATTACCGTGTCTTGTCTGAGACCATTGAGTCATCGTAGAAGAAGTAAGGCAAGTGTTACTAACTTATGCTGATGCACTAAAACCTTAAGGTTAATTCATTTATGTTAGCAGTTGAGAAGCCCATTAATGCAGCAATGATTTTTTATTTACTATAAATGGCTTAGATCCCAATAAAAGCAGTCATCAATTAAACTGTGTACAGCATATGCAAGaggaaaatatatatcaaagtcCAGGTCATAATAATAAAAAACTCCAATAATAATTCCAAAGAGGATGTTAACAAGTTTAATGACTATCCAGGTTGAAATACAAACCAGATCTAGACCTCCTAAAGCTGCCATCCAGACTTTGTCCTTCAATTGAGTCCAAATCCCTTTGATGGAAACCTGAAACACGACTGGTCAGAAATCAATACCCATCATTTTGAGAGTTTAAAGTAATCAAGACTTGATAGTTAATACTTTGGGAGTGTACACATTTTTCAATAACTAATGGTGCAAGAATACTTGACAAATAAGTGGACTAATAAAATATCTAAGACTCAGAACAAATAAAACATAATTGGGAGGAGAAAGCTTGTTTGttggagaaaaaataaaaaacacctaAAAAATTTGCATCTTAGAGAAATAAATATTACTCGCAATTCACTGACAGAATCGAATATTCTATGGTACTTCCCTCAGGCCTCGGCCTCACCTGAAATAAACTATCAGCATCTGAACGGATACAGTAAACTGTAAAAGTATTGAAACTGACTGCTGCTTGTCAGAAGCTTGATATCAGAAAAGGGAAAGGCAACATCATATGACCATCAACCAAAGCAGACTTTCCTCTACCTAAACACCACTTAGGTTCAAGCATCGTATATTTCTTTTCTTGATTGGCAAGTTGTGCTAATATTGTCCCAATTGGGAGTTGTCAGCAATTTGGGCGAACTTAGCAAGTGCAAGAGGGTAAAATGAGTCTCTCTATATGTTTTTTGCTAGTATTTCTAGCATAATATTCTATGGTTCTTCCCTCAAGCCTCAGCCTTACCTGGAATAAACTATCGCATCTGAACAAATATAATAAGCATTGAAAACCATCAACCAAGGCAGACTTTCCTCTAACTACACATCACTTATGTTTAAGCATCttagttttcttttcttgattggCAAGTGGTGTTAATATTGTAACAATTGGGAGTtgtcagaaattgggccaaattAGCAAGTTCAAGCGTCTGAATTGGGTTCGTCTATGTGTTTTTGCTAGTATTTCTAGAATCAAATTGGTGTCGTTCACCTAAGAGAACTGTATCATAATATAATCTGAGACTGATGTATCTTACATTATTCAATTGTCTCTAAGACTGTAATTCCCTTCATGCAAAAGGTTTAAGATGCTTATGTCACATGCAGAATTAGCATTTCCTTCTAGCGAGCTATACACCCATCAAACTAAGAGAcccttttcattttctttcttaattTATTAATACCATCTTGGCTTCTTTCATTGCACTACCTTtttgggactaataagtttttgcatttcccttttcttttttttcaagtaaataaaaagaaaaagccaTATCACGCGTCTAGTAATGAAACAATGAAAGACCCGCACTGATGATACTTGCTGCTACTCTCtatgaggaaaaaaaaaggaCTATCGAAGATGATTTTAACTTGAAACTGATACGATGTTGGACATCCAAGACATTCTAAGGTTTCTTACTCATTCAAGACTGACTAATTCTTCAGCTTGGAAGAGGAAATGATTTTTGTGACTCAGTTAAGAGCACTAGTAAGCCCCGTAAAATTGATACTTACCTGCAGGACACTATTATTTCCACTTGAAAACTAGTACTTAGCACTCTGAAATTCAACTAGAAAAACGTCATAGACTTAACAtggaaaccaaacttgacataaccGGCCGCAAATGGACCAAAAGACCAtgcatcaaaataaaaaaatcagcAGTCAGGGTATAGTCACAAACGAATGACATCCAGGTTGACAACTAAtgatttatcaaggaaaatagaATTTCATGTACAATGAAAGAACACCTGCAACTGCAAGTGTTACAAGGAAAAAACATGGAACTAACCAGGGAATTTAAATTTTATGACTTCTGATGTGATGTTACAAAGAAGGCAAGAGAGTTGTCATCAACTAACAATGAGCAGTGCCTCAAAACTAGTTTGTAGGTGACAATTCACTTCTATGTAAACACAATAATGGGATCTCAACTAACAATAACAATTCTATAGATCAACAGAAAGCGGATATGGTGTTGTTCATAAATAGGGTCTCAGCATAGAAagtatcaattttattttattttttgatccgtAAAATGATTCTTTTATAGTATAGAAAGTATCAATTGCAAGTTTGCAGCAACACCAAAGGGTTAAACTTGTAGCAAGGAAATGGAGGTTACTCTGCAATAAATTTGAAGTGTTTGAACCTAACTCGAACGGTCATTCAAATTGACCTGGCAATCAAAATGGAGTAGGAACCGCAATGCTTTGTTACACTGTGTTCATTCTGTATATTGGGTTGTCTGGCATTAGTCTAAACAGTAGAGTATAAAGGACTTATTTAATAAGAGGATATAATGATGGCAAAAAGCACATACAGAATGTTGGGTGGGAATGGCACATAAAAATTTAATTCCAGAAATCAGCTCAAGTAATTTGCCATCAATGGAGTACATCAAACACAATAAATGGGTATAGGTTATCTTTTATGGCCTAATGTTAGTACTTAACTCAAAACTTCTTCAGGCAGAAAGACACAGACAGAGAAAGCTCCCACAtttattataaaatttcagtAGAAATCGAGAACGTTTTGCATCAATTCTATAAATTACATGAAATAAATTCACAAATTTAAAGATCTAGACCTACCATATACCCTTAAATTTTGTTCCTTTTAGCTAAAACCCACATCAAAACTAAAACAACATACTTAAAATTTCTGAAGATAAACAAAAACGAAAGAGTTCAGAACTTACCCATTTCCATAGTGAAGAAGAAGACCCGAAAAAATTCACTCAAACTCTCCAAAATCACCCAACTGAAgagatcttcttcttctcaaacttCACAAATCCAAGTAACATTATTagcttatcatcatcatcatggtaagaACACTTTGATTGAgtagagaaaagaagaagaagaagaaattattaGAAATGAAAAAAATGCTTCGCTGGTTTTTGTGGTTCTTTTTCTTATGCATTTCTTTCTTTCAAAACCCTTATTTTTAgtgaaaatgaaataaaaataaagaatttgATTTCTGAAATTTTAAGTGAAAGAGCTTTACTAGATAAAGTTTTTTCTGTTGACAGCAATTTTGTCGGACCCATTTTACCCCCTAAAAAAATACATAGAATATTATTCTCTCTGTCTACAGTCATTCCAccattgtttctttctttcttcttcgccCTCTGTAGAAAATTCCTAAAAAGAATAGTGTGTGTACAGAATACAACATAGTAAAAGACAACAATGTATTGCTTTTAAATACTCAAAGACAACTATAAAGTAGTTTACTAGtatgatgttgttgttttttttttaaccgAACGAATGATGATTCAGTCTAGGagtgttattttgtttttgcaaCCTCGTGATGAGTCTTTTTGTTGCGAGTTTCCAAGTTATAATTTCAAAGCCTTGGGCAGTCCCTATTCTGTCAGGCCAAATCCAGTGGAAGTGGGCAAGTGAACAGATTTGAGCATCACCTGGGTGGTAAATTCAGTTTTAGATGGTGAGGAAAATGCTTCCTGTACAACCGTCGTCTCAAACTGTGACGCTACTCGTCTTAACTTGAGCCGCGGTATGGTTCATATTGAGCTAAgcgtcactttttttttttggaaatagagTAGATTACCAAAGGCAGAGGGTTAATCCATTGATTCAGACTCATTGGAGATCAAATCAGTTTGATTTGCTCCTCCGATGACTGAATCTGCAGAATTAACATCGTCTGAAAAGTTTACAATAGAGTTTAAGTTACAGACGTTCTGAGCTTTGACAGAGTCGAAAGCtattgaagaaattaaaaaactAGGTACAGAATTTAACCAACATTCAGATAGATCTTCTTTTCTTCCCCTTTTAGCCAATAAATCAGCTACTTTGTTTGTGCGCCTGTCTACATGATGGAAACCCAGAAAATAAACTAGTTTTGCAGCTGAAACTTTGACTTCTTCCAAGATTGCTAGACATTATCATTGTACTGAAACTTCTTTTCCTTGTAGATAATTTATAGTTGCTTGATTATCACCTTCAATGACCAGATTTTGCAGGTTGTTTTCTATGGCCCATCTTGTTCTGTACAGAAGAGCTAaagcttctgcttcttctgctgtTGATGTTCTGAAGATGCCCATTCCTGCTCCCTTTCTTGTACCTAGCCAATTACGCAACACAAAGCCAAATCCTGCATTATATTTTTGGACACCCAAGAAGCATCGCAATTCAGTTTAATGATGTCTCTACTAGGGAAGATCCAGTGTATATTTTTTGCAGTATTTTTTCTGTGTTTATGTAAGTTAATGCTGCTACTGTGAGGGTGCCAGTAAGTGAAGTGACGAGAAATGTTTACTGCAAGTTGTTCAGGTGTTCGTTCTTTTTCTCAAACACTCTTAGGCATCTctctttccaaatgaaccaacatTTGGTTGCAGCTAATGCCATTGAAATGGAATTGGTATCTCCATGCAGCCAACATTGTATTGCTCCAAAAATGATGCATTAGTAGAGTTAGAAATTACTCCCTGCATAGCCATTGGGGCTAGGTTCCAGACTGCTGTTGCATACTCACATTCGAAGAACAGATGATAAGTTGATTCTATAGCCTGTTTACAGAATATGCATTGAGTTTCTACATCCAGATGTGTCCCTAATTTTTGTCTTGTTGGTAAACTGTCTTGAAGGCACTTCCAAGTAAACAACTTAATCCTTTGAGAAGTGTCCATGTTCCATACACCTCTCCAAAAGCTTTTAGTCTCATGTGAGATTGATCCCAATGGATTTAACAACTTAGCATACAAAGATTTTACAGAAAAGTCACCATTCCTGGTTAGAAGTCATCTTAATCTGTCCTTTTTCAACCTGCCATCAGCTGAACAATATAATCTTATATTCATGATTTCAGATACTAAGCTTCTATCAAAAAGAGAAAGTAGTAGAGGTTCATTCCACTTCTTAgtgtcttgatttatcaaatcagACACGAGTGTTATATTGGGAATATATGTAATGCAGTTTGCTAGTGTTTGTCCTCTATTGGGTAACCATTTGTCATTCCAAATGTTTATAGAGAAACCATTCCCTACTTCCCAAATAGAGTACTTTTTTATGTGTTCTATGCCTTGTAGAatgcatttccaaatccaagaagctGAAGATCTCTTCTTAGAATGAAGAGCGCCATTTTTCTTAAAGTATATTCCTTTCAGAATTTTAGCCCAAAGTTCATCTGGGCTACTAATTAACCTCCAAGCAATCCTGCTTATCATTGCTTGGTTAACCTTATTTGCCTCTTTGAAGCCTAGACCACCCTGATTTATAGGTTTACATAGAAAATCAAAAGCCTTAATATAAATTccttttgaatttgtgtttttcccCCACCAGAAATCCATTTGTATGTCGTTGATTCTCTTAGTAATTTTCTTAGGCTGAACAAAACAACCCATACTGAAGATGGGCATACTGGACAGAATAGACTTATTTAGGAAAATTTTGCTAGACTGAGAAAGGACTTTTGCTAGCCAATTTTT
This genomic stretch from Papaver somniferum cultivar HN1 chromosome 5, ASM357369v1, whole genome shotgun sequence harbors:
- the LOC113283185 gene encoding YJU2 splicing factor homolog; amino-acid sequence: MGERKVRCHYIPPDLDPAKIPPIQRKKQQDCRWMLPMSIRCKTCGNYMGRGTKVNTRKEIVDGETYLGIRIHRAYFKCSTCSAEFTIKTDPQNSDYTVEFGATRNFEPWRVEDQEVDRRKDAEGDPLKSLENRTRVSKREMDTDADIDQVRSIKARHAAVSSEAMLEALQRNAKEKEKQLEAQDEAIAKSIFRNKEIVLRIHDEEDQAVRTLKTKIVDYRDPTTGSLTKSRFLRPCSRGEELNLSKLISNSSCVRVSVIKKPRTVPKS
- the LOC113283184 gene encoding uncharacterized protein LOC113283184 — protein: MEMGFHQRDLDSIEGQSLDGSFRRSRSGISPDRLSGVSTSSNYIHTSRRVFKGLKEYSKKLIDIEPFSHGIEDWILEKTSTSSAERMLPFKSPFLIDEVRKLDYALEGVLFQQLFRMPYSLYASNDLKEDEYLALEDFLRATVDGLWHTFWQQDGPVPFFVSCPRHPGSKFYTVERAIMRGRLGQLSGAALVCKTGSESHARWDQVVEFALFKHDIAGGNEIGFSAATLSEALFYGFHLLLARSLSKYNTAGGDSVNLLVLDSKFGGVIKFGGDLSKLEYNSNDPYHSVVEWVKLHADISISPVDRIWNKLGNANWGDLGTLQLLLATYYSIAQWKGPPKKSISALAADHSLRLQRRRIECRFNENDNGLLPLLKASQSQRQEEIVELEPEEDSSFRKQLSNLKFNPGDMMVLEDQLGQQGFQIQDTLLGGNCLSYSAVSLEDTSELLTVYIGSHPSRLEPSWEDMSLWYQVQRQTKVLNILKGIPSKFLPEIVASGRILHSGPCKKQSPGGRCDHPWCGTPILVTRPVGEPLSAIISRSGPFSPEDALRCCRDCLSALRSASMANIQHGDICPENIIRVIDTHLGRNRVMYVPISWGRAVLEDRDSPAVNLQFSSTHALQQGKLYPASDAESLVYLLYFICGGSMQQQDSIESALQWREKCWARRLIQQQLGEVSALLKAFADYVDSLCGTPYPVDYDIWLKRLNRVIDGSTDRGKLAEVVATMRVEDVAESSGTSGAGTSLSC